In the Limanda limanda chromosome 1, fLimLim1.1, whole genome shotgun sequence genome, one interval contains:
- the c1h2orf42 gene encoding uncharacterized protein C2orf42 homolog yields METEVTVSSSSSVISSSAPQTLTTQANLAAKQRDGRKSTSTTPSFLSNLGRATLRGIRKCPQCGVYNGTRGLSCKNKACGVSLRNASAGVRTRKKCAVEVVKVIIDSDERVGKERDGGGVLGGGTGGGVQVFSVCHRGRGATATQLGFVELVPTDTAIATGDGATLLTRINLGRCFLPSCRQGQRSNQGEADSGAANSKQSSDSLCIHIKQAIECQSRATPLTLKSSVLESLQASIQAREELWRLATESPGPLVQRVSKDMLVVKCHTDSHHPLGLLHLTVGAAGLSEVSKSQRKGREMQQQHSFFHCACQVSSSSSSNSRRNKPGVDGAGGAFHSPPSSASPQPCLHFYACVCAFASDEKLAAEFAPFIGYTPSAVQRNSPSGSAGHSEKPLQHQAEAANSHHKAKKVRLEESLSGGTQVVDERTVTLGFHQWLASVTERIHQTMHYQFDGKPQPLVYHISQEFFNALQHRLSLGSKKRRLPNFTTAFVRNDGLPLGSFSKYTWHITNLMQVKRLFETPELPLEVYQSFVKNIDGSYSRFRCPEPLPEPELPEGYRTDRPQAIRPMELRTFLKVGPGMAADQKEASPFVIEWIPDVLPRCQMGELRISFEFGHQKSGQPESHCEKISTPEKGARNKSESTQLKVSKAVDVLQVVV; encoded by the exons ATGGAGACTGAAGTGacagtgtcctcctcctccagcgtcatctcctcctccgctccgcAGACGTTGACCACTCAGGCCAACCTGGCAGCGAAACAGCGAGACGGCAGGAAAAGCACATCCACGACTCCATCCTTCCTCTCCAACCTGGGGAGGGCCACCCTGCGCGGCATCCGCAAGTGTCCTCAGTGTGGCGTCTACAACGGCACCCGGGGGCTCAGCTGCAAGAACAAGGCCTGCGGGGTATCGCTCCGAAATGCCTCAGCGGGAGTCAGAACCAGGAAGAAATGTGCGGTGGAGGTGGTGAAGGTGATAATAGACAGCGATGAGAGGGTTGGGAAGGAGCGCGACGGAGGAGGAGTCCTGGGCGGCGGCACGGGCGGAGGAGTCCAGGTGTTTTCAGTGtgtcacagagggagaggagccaCAGCCACACAGCTGGGCTTCGTTGAGCTTGTCCCTACCGACACTGCCATAGCGACCGGTGACGGCGCCACCCTGCTGACCCGCATCAACCTGGGCCGCTGCTTTCTGCCCTCTTGCAggcaaggtcaaaggtcaaatcagGGCGAGGCAGACTCGGGGGCGGCCAATTCCAAGCAGTCCTCGGACAGCCTCTGCATCCACATCAAACAAGCCATAGAGTGTCAGAGCCGCGCCACTCCGCTGACCCTAAAGAGCTCCGTGCTGGAGAGTTTACAGGCCTCCATCCAGGCCAGGGAGGAGCTGTGGAGGCTGGCCACCGAGTCGCCGGGCCCCCTGGTGCAGCGCGTCTCCAAAGACATGCTGGTGGTGAAGTGCCACACGGATTCCCATCATCCTCTGGGCCTCCTGCATCTCACCGTGGGTGCCGCCGGACTGTCCGAGGTTTCCAAGAGTCAGAGAAAGGGCAgagagatgcagcagcagcacagtttTTTCCACTGTGCCTGCcaggtcagcagcagcagcagcagcaacagcaggagGAACAAACCCGGTGTTGATGGAGCAGGTGGAGCCTTTCACTCTCCTCCCAGCTCGGCCTCACCACAACCCTGCCTTCACTTCTACGCCTGCGTGTGCGCCTTTGCGAGCGATGAGAAACTGGCTGCCGAGTTCGCTCCTTTCATCGGCTACACGCCCAGTG CTGTGCAGCGAAATTCTCCCAGTGGCTCAGCAGGTCACAGTGAGAAGCCCCTGCAGCATCAGGCCGAAGCAGCCAACTCTCATCACAAAGCAAAGAAAGTTCGCCTGGAGGAATCTCTCTCTG GGGGTACGCAGGTTGTGGACGAGCGCACAGTGACGTTGGGTTTCCATCAGTGGCTGGCCAGTGTCACAGAGAGGATCCACCAGACCATGCACTACCAGTTCGATG GGAAACCACAACCTCTGGTGTACCACATTTCTCAGGAGTTCTTCAACGCGTTGCAGCATCGTCTTTCGCTCGGATcgaagaagaggaggctgcCAAACTTCACAACAG CCTTTGTGAGAAATGATGGACTTCCTCTCGGCTCCTTCTCCAAGTACACCTGGCACATCACCAACCTCATGCAGGTCAAACGCCTCTTCGAAACGCCAGAG CTGCCTCTGGAGGTCTATCAGAGTTTTGTGAAAAACATAGATGGCTCTTATTCCCGTTTTCGCTGTCCCGAGCCTCTTCCCGAGCCAGAACTACCAGAGGGATACAGGACAGATCGGCCGCAGGCCATAAGACCCATGGAGCTCCGCACCTTCCTCAAAGTCG GACCTGGCATGGCGGCAGATCAGAAGGAGGCCAGTCCCTTTGTGATCGAGTGGATCCCGGACGTTCTCCCTCGCTGTCAGATGGGAGAGCTCAGGATCAGCTTTGAGTTCGGCCACCAGAAGAGCGGTCAGCCGGAGAGCCACTGTGAGAAGATAAGCACGCCGGAGAAAGGGGCGCGCAACAAGTCCGAGTCCACCCAATTGAAAGTCTCGAAGGCTGTGGACGTCCTTCAGGTGGTCGTCTAG